In Pseudoalteromonas marina, a genomic segment contains:
- a CDS encoding 3-oxoacid CoA-transferase subunit B, which produces MALSREQVAMRVAQELQDGYYVNLGIGIPTLVANYVPDDIEVMLQSENGLLGMGQYPTKAELDADMINAGKETVTAATGAAIFNSADSFAMIRGGHVDLTVLGAFEVDQNGNIASWMIPKKLIKGMGGAMDLVAGAKNIIVTMTHASKHGESKLLEACSLPLTGVNCVKKIVTDLAVLEVKDGAFHLIERAPGVSVDEIISKTAGKLLVDGEVPEMVL; this is translated from the coding sequence ATGGCATTATCACGTGAACAAGTTGCAATGCGCGTTGCGCAAGAACTACAAGATGGTTACTACGTTAATTTGGGCATAGGAATTCCGACACTCGTCGCAAACTATGTACCTGATGATATTGAAGTTATGCTACAGTCAGAAAATGGCCTATTAGGTATGGGGCAATACCCAACTAAAGCTGAGCTTGATGCTGATATGATTAACGCGGGTAAAGAAACCGTGACAGCAGCCACAGGTGCTGCCATATTTAATAGTGCAGATAGTTTTGCCATGATACGGGGTGGTCATGTAGACTTAACAGTTCTTGGTGCTTTTGAAGTTGACCAGAACGGTAACATCGCGTCATGGATGATCCCCAAAAAGCTTATTAAAGGCATGGGCGGCGCAATGGACTTAGTTGCTGGCGCAAAAAATATAATTGTTACAATGACCCATGCCAGTAAGCATGGTGAATCTAAGCTTCTTGAAGCATGTAGTTTACCGCTTACCGGTGTAAATTGCGTAAAGAAAATAGTAACAGATTTAGCCGTTTTAGAAGTTAAAGACGGCGCATTTCATTTAATAGAGCGTGCACCTGGTGTATCTGTAGATGAAATTATTAGCAAAACAGCAGGTAAATTACTTGTTGACGGTGAAGTACCAGAAATGGTTTTATAA
- a CDS encoding CoA transferase subunit A encodes MAGFDKVVSSYEAAMEGLKDGDTIIAGGFGLCGIPEGLIKQIKKMNTKELTVVSNNCGVDDFGLGILLQDKQIKKVIASYVGENALFEQQLLNGEIDVELTPQGTLAEKMRAGGAGIPAFYTATGYGTPVAEGKDVKEFDGRPYILEESITGEFAIVKAWKADRYGNLVFRHTAMNFNPMAATAGKITVAEVEEIVEPGELEPSQIHTPGIYVNRVIKGNFEKRIERVTTRD; translated from the coding sequence ATGGCCGGTTTTGATAAGGTGGTTTCAAGCTACGAAGCTGCAATGGAAGGGTTGAAAGACGGTGATACCATTATTGCCGGTGGTTTTGGTTTATGTGGAATACCTGAAGGTTTAATAAAGCAAATTAAAAAGATGAACACAAAAGAGTTAACCGTTGTATCTAACAACTGCGGTGTTGATGATTTTGGTTTAGGTATTTTATTGCAAGATAAACAAATAAAAAAAGTAATTGCCTCGTATGTTGGAGAAAACGCCCTATTTGAGCAGCAATTATTAAATGGCGAAATAGATGTTGAGCTTACGCCACAAGGAACACTTGCAGAAAAAATGCGCGCTGGTGGTGCCGGTATTCCCGCATTTTATACCGCTACAGGTTACGGTACGCCCGTTGCAGAGGGTAAAGATGTAAAAGAATTTGATGGTCGCCCTTACATTTTAGAAGAGTCTATCACGGGTGAATTTGCCATTGTGAAAGCGTGGAAGGCTGACCGGTATGGAAACCTGGTATTTAGACATACCGCAATGAACTTTAACCCAATGGCTGCAACAGCAGGAAAAATTACTGTGGCAGAAGTGGAAGAAATCGTCGAGCCGGGTGAACTTGAACCAAGCCAAATCCACACCCCTGGTATTTATGTAAATCGCGTGATTAAAGGTAACTTTGAAAAACGCATTGAACGTGTAACAACACGAGATTGA